ATCCTGGCGACGGGAAGCTCATGGCCTACGTCCCAGAGGGAATTTTCCTGTCTGGGGAGGACGATAACCCCGTGTGGGTGGACGAGTTCCACATAGACACGTTCCCGACCACCAATGCCGACTACGCGCGATTCTGTGCGGCCACTCGGCACCCTGTACCTGAGCACTGGGAGAACGGCCGATGTCCCCGGCACCTGTACGACCACCCTGTCGTACACGTGACTTGGCGAGACGCTCAGGCGTACGCGACATGGGCGGGGAAGTCGCTGCCGACAGCGGAGCAGTGGGAGAAAGCGGCACGTGGCACTTCTGGCCGCACCTTCCCGTGGGGTGACCAGAAGACTGCCGCAAAGTGCAATGTCCGGGAGACCGGCGTGGAGCACACGACGTCAGTCTCTCGGTATCACAGCGGCGTTTCGCCTTACGGGGTCTACGACATGGTGGGCAACGTGTGGGAGTGGCTCGCGACACCGACCACACCCGGGCGGTACGAACTCCGTGGCAGTGCCTTCACGAGCCCCTTGTTCAGAGGTGTGCCGGCGGTCCCCAACGACGCCGACGACACGATGCACGACGACGACACAGGGTTCCGCTGCGTGGCGACACCAGAGCAAATGCGCTTTTGAATTCGATAGGGGAAGGGTCACTTGTCTATATCCTGGAGTACCCTTTCGGCCAGTGCTGGCGTGGCCGCAGCAGTATCCATTCTCGTTGAGTTAACAGCGAAGCCCTGGACTGAACGACGTAAAGAGCGTCTTTTGCGAGTGGCTCGCGAGCGGGACGAGCAGATTGCTCAGTTGGCCTACCTGGAAGCTAAGTATCGAACGGCCCCGTACAGGCTCGGGACAGTGTGGGACGTGAACTCACTGCTGCGAGAGTTGGATGAAGACCTCGCTAAATATAGCAACCAGCACCTTCTAGTGGGCGACTGGGCCAGTAAGCCCGTTAGGGATCTCCTATCTATAGGTCTGGGAGTGACGCGCGGCATGGTCGCCGCTTCGGTCGTCGTGGTCGATTATGCGCGAGAGACGATGGGTGAGAGCCCCGCAGCCGAGCAGTATGCGCGAGATAGTACAAAGGCGGTGCTGAGGTTGGCGAGCGGATTCTTGGACGTGCCGTTGCGATACGCGCTCACGCCGAAATGGAAAGTGGGCAAGCGTGCCACTTTGTCAAAGCAGGCGAAGAGATTGGTTCGCGGCCGTGACAATTTCGTGCGAGAGACTATTGCGCGGAACCAGGCGGATATTCTGGCGGCACGACGCTCAGGGCAGGGGGGTTGAGCTGGATGGACCGCCCAACCCCGCCACCAACACGATGCACGACGACACCGCGTTCCGCTGCGTGGCGTGACCTCAGCAGACGGCCCCGCGAGGGGTTAACCCCCGGACTCATGGGCCATGTGTGGGCCAGATGTCCGCTCGCGGGAGCTGAACCGGCCCCTGACCAGCGCGTTAGCGCGGCGCGCTTGACGCTCTTGAAAACCGTCGTGGCAGCGATGTCACCGTGGGTTCAAATCCCACCGCCTCCGCGCGATGAGCAGGGGAAGTGAGAACGGCCCCCGACCTGGTTACCCGGTCGGGGGCCGTTCCGGTGCCCGATGTCCCCCGCCCGAGGGGGCCGCGTCTTCCCGCCGGCACCCGCGGTCCGGTCAGGAGCGGTCAATCGTGAAGGTCCTACCGGTCATCGACCCGGCGTTGCCCGGCGACCGCCGTCCCGAGCGGGTCTGGTACACCTCCTACGGTTCGAACACGCACCTGGACCGGCTCGCCGACTACGTCCTGGGGGGCCGATCACCCGGGGCGGCGAGGGGGTACCCGGGGTGCCGGAACCGGGCGATGCCCACCCGGTCGATTCCCGTGGAGCTGGCGGGCGCGATGTACTTCGCCACCCGCTCGGCCGTGTGGGGAGGCGGCAGGGCCTTCTACGACCCGCGGGCCGACGGGCGCGTGATGGCGAGGGCGCACCTGGTGACGGCCGGCCAGTTCTCCGACATCGCCGCCCAGGAGATGTACCGGGAGCCCGGCGAACCGCTGGACCTGGAGGGCGTCCTGTCGAGCGGCCGGGCCGTGCTGGGCGGCGGCCGCTACGAGACCCTGGTGTGCGCCGGGCGGATCGACGGCCTCCCGGTCCTGACCTTCACCGCGCCGTGGGGGGTGGACGACGTCCCCTGGCTCTCCCCCTCGCCCGCGTACGTGCGCTTCCTCGCCTCCGGCCTGTTGTCGGCGGGTGCCTGGGACCTGGAAGCGGTCGCCGCCTACGTGGCCGCCTGCCCGGGTGCCGCCGGCCACTGGTCGGCCCGGGCCGTTGCCCGCCTCGTGCTCGGGTGACCGGGTGCGCTCCGGGCGCCCCGGCTCTCAGGGGCGGTGGCCGGTCATGCGGGCCGCCGAGGCGATGGTCGCCCGGGCTTCGCGTTCGGTCAGGCCGGTGGTGCGGGCCGCCTCGACCAGGGGGGTGAGCAGGGCGGGGCCGAGGCCGTTCTCGTAGGCGCGGCAGGCGGCCCAGAACAGGCGGGTGTTGCGCTGGCCCTCGTGCGCGGCCAGGACGAAGTGGACCAGGCCCCCGCCGTGGTCGCCGGGCCGCGGTGGCGCCGGGGGCGCGGTGCGGGGCGCGGGCAGCAGGAGCCGCAGCAGGGCGGGCGGGCAGGCTGCGGGGGCGAGGCGCGCGGTGCCGGACACGGCGGTGTACGCACCGTGGTCGGTGCGGGAGCCGGGGCCGACGAGGTAGCCGCCGGCGCCCCGGATGTCGATGCCGGGGGCCAGCCGGCCGGCCGAGTTGGGGACGACGACGTCCGGCGGGCCGGTGAGCCACAGGTGGCGGCCTCCGCTCGGAGTGATCACCACCACCGTCTCCGGGATCGTGAACAGGTGCCGCAGGGCCAGTTCGCGCAGCGCGGCCGAGGAGTCGGTGCCGGTCTTGGTGTCCAGGTCGATGCCGATGAGGTGGTGCGGGGGCAGTCCGCAGGCGATGCCGTACCCGGTGGCCCGGGGCGCGGCGGCGAACAGCTCCCGGATGCGGCGGGGGTCGGTCGAGGCGTCGTGCACGCCGTGGCCGAAGCGGCCGCATTCGCCGTGGCAGGGCGTGGGGCCGGGGTCGTCGCGGTGCGGGGAACGCAGGGCCGGGAGTTTCGTCCGGGACAGGGGGATGACGGCCAGTCCGCGTTCGGCGGCTGACAGGGCGTGCGCGAGGGCCAGCGTCGTGGCCTGCCGGTCGGGGGTGGCCATGGATCCATGTTCGTATGCGTGTTCGAAAAAGGGAAGAGGGGCGGCCACGGGCGGCGGCCTCGGGGAGGGAGTCCCGGGGGCGGCTCCCGGGGTCGGACCCGGACGCGCGTCCACCCGTGCTCCACCTTCAGGAGGTGGAGACGGCCCCACCCGTACAACCTGAGGGGGACCCCGCTTCGGGACCTGCGGCCGATCCGCGGGGCGGCCCGCGCTCCTAGCGTGGAGCCATGACCGCACCCGTCTGCACCAGCGCCTCGGCCGCCGCCGCACCGGCGCGGCAGGCCCACCCGTACCCGTCCTTCGCGTCGTACGTCAGGGACCGCCAGCCGGTCCTGCTGCGCACCGCGCGCTCGCTGACCGCCAACCCGTGCGACGCCGAGGACCTGCTGCAGACCGCGCTGGCCAAGACGTACGTGGCCTGGGAGCGCATCGAGGACCACCGGGCGCTGGACGGCTACGTGCGCCGGGCGCTGGTGAACACGCGCACCTCGCAGTGGCGCAAGCGGAGGGTGGACGAGTTCGTCTGCGACGAGCCGCCCGAACCGGAACCCGTGCCCGGCGGGGACGACCCGGCCGAGCGGCAGGCGCTGCACGACGCGATGTGGCGGGCGATCGCCAGGCTGCCCGCGCGGCAGCGGGCGATGGTCGTCCTCCGGTACTACGAGGACCTCAGCGAGGCCCAGACGGCCGAGGTGCTCGGCGTCTCGGTGGGCACGGTGAAGTCGGCGGTGTCGCGTGCGCTCGGCAAACTGCGCGAGGACCCCGAGCTGGTGGTGGTGAGGTAGCGTCCCGGCGGCACGGGCGGTCCCCGGGGTGCCCGATTCGCCGCCGGACGCCTCGCGCCGGATGCCGTACGTCCCACGCACGCCCCACGCCCACGCCCCACGCCGCACGCGGCGTCGGCCGCCAGGGGTCGGGCGTCGGACACCGGTCACCCCTCGTCGCACGCCCCTCGCCGGTCGCCGGTCGCCGGTCGGCGGACGGGCCGAGTTTTCCTCCCGCTAGTGACATACCGAGCGGTATGTGCGCAGAATCAGGCCGACCCTTGCCACCGCGCAGGCAACGCCGCCCCGGGAGGACCGCCGTGCTGAGCACCATGCAGGACGTACCGCTGACCGTCACCCGCATTCTCACGCACGGGATGCTGGTGCACGGGCGGTCCCGGATCACCACCTGGACCGGGGAGGCGGAGCCGCAGCGGCGCAGCTTCGCCGAGGCGGGCGCGCGGGCGGTGCAGCTGGCGAACGCCCTCCGGGACGAGCTCGGCGTCCGGGACGACGACCGGGTCGCGACCCTGATGTGGAACAACGCCGAGCACGTCGAGGCGTACTTCGCGATCCCCTCCATGGGCGCGGTGCTGCACACGCTCAACCTGCGGCTGCCCGCAGAGCAGCTGGTGTGGATCGTCAACCACGCCGCCGACCGTGTGATCATCCTCAACGGTTCCCTGATCCCCCTGCTCGCCCCCCTGCTGTCCAAGCTGCCGACGGTGGAGCACATCGTGGTCTCCGGCCCCGGCGACCGTGCCCCGCTGGAGGGCGCCACCGCGCGGGTGCACGAGTACGAGGAGCTGATCGTCGGCCGGCCCACCACCTACGACTGGCCGGAGCTGGACGAACGCCAGGCCGCCGCCATGTGCTACACCTCCGGCACGACCGGCGACCCCAAGGGCGTGATCTACAGCCACCGTTCCATCTACCTGCACTCCATGCAGGTCAACATGACCCAGTCGATGGGCCTGACCGACCAGGACACCTCACTGGTCGTGGTCCCGCAGTTCCACGTCAACGCCTGGGGCCTGCCGCACGCCACGTTCATGACCGGCGTCAACCTGCTGATGCCGGACCGCTTCCTGCAGCCCGCCCCGCTCGCGGAGATGATCGAGCGGGAGAGGCCGACGCACGCGGCCGCCGTCCCCACCATCTGGCAGGGACTGCTCGCCGAGCTGACGGGCAGGCCGCGCGACGTCTCCTCCCTCACCCAGGTCACCATCGGCGGCTCGGCCTGCCCGCCCTCCCTCATGGAGGCCTTCGACCGGCTCGGCATGCGGGTCTGCCATGCCTGGGGCATGACGGAGACCTCCCCGCTGGGCACGGTGGCCCGTCCGCCGGCCCACGCGGTCGGCACCGAGGAGGAGCTCGCCTACCGCCTCACCCAGGGCCGCTTCCCGGCCGGCGTCGAGGCGCGCCTCACCGGCCCCGGCGGCGAACGCCTGCCCTGGGACGGCGAGTCGGCGGGCGAGCTGGAGGTGCGCGGCAACTGGATCGCCGGCGCCTACTACAACGGCCCCGGCGCCGAACCCCTGCGGCCCGCCGACAAGTTCAGCGAGGACGGCTGGCTGAAGACGGGCGACGTGGGCACGATCACCCCCGAGGGCTTCCTCACCCTCACCGACCGTGCCAAGGACGTCATCAAGTCGGGCGGCGAGTGGATCTCCTCGGTCGAACTGGAGAACGCGCTGATGTCCCACCCGGACGTGGCCGAGGCCGCCGTGGTCGCCGTGCCCGACGAGAAGTGGGGCGAGCGCCCGCTGGCCACGGTCGTCCTCAGGGAGGGCGCGACCGCCGACTTCCGGACCCTGCGGGCCTTCCTCGCCGAGGAGGGCCACATCGCCCGGTGGCAGCTCCCCGAGCGCTGGACGATCATCGAGTCCGTCCCGAAGACGAGCGTGGGCAAGTTCGACAAGAAGGTGCTGCGCAGGCAGTACGCGGAGGGCGGACTGGACGTCACCACCCTCTGACGGCCGAAGGCCGGCAGCCGGGGACCGGCGGCCGGCAGTCGACGGCCGGGCCCGCGGCCGCCGGTCCCCGGCCGGTGGCGGGCCGGGCGTCACCGGGCGGCCGTCCTCACCGGCGTACCGCACGCCCCACCGGGACGGCCGTCGCCGTCCAGCCCAGCACCAGCCACAGGCCCGCCACCACGCTGACCCCGCTCCAGCCCCAGTGGGTGTAGGCGAGGCCGGCCAGGACGGAGGCGAGGGCGCCGCCGGTGAAGCCCGCGACGACGTAGGCGGTGTTGGCGGTGGCCGGGGCGGAGGTGGTCGTCAGGGCCAGGGTCTGGTTGGCGACGTGGGAGGCGACCAGGGCGGCGTGGATGGCCACGGCGGCGGCGAACAGCGCGGTCAGCGCGTGCCCGCCGAGCCAGAACAGCGGCACGGACACGGCGGCGAGCAGGTACGCGTGCCGTACGACCTTCCCGGCGCCGAAGCGGTCGACCAGGCCGCCCGCGAGCGGTGCCACCGCGGTCGCCGTGAGGCCGAAGAGGCCGAAGAGGCCCGCGGTCGCGGTGGACAGGCCGTACGCCGGACCGGTCAGCAGCAGGGCGAGCGAGGTCCACAGGGCGCTCCACGCGCCGAACATCCCGCCCTGCCGCACGCACGCCCGCCACAGGTCGGGCGAGCGGCGCACGAGTCCGGGCAGGGCGGCCAGGCCGGCGAACAGCGGGCCGGTGCGGGGGCGCCGTTCCCTGGGCAGGACGAGGGCGGTGGCCAGGCCGAGGACCAGGGTCAGCAGACCGGAGCCCGCGAGGACCCACCGCCAGCCGAAGGCCTGACCGGCCAGTCCGCCGACGACACGGGCCGCGACGATGCCGGTGAACAGTCCGGCGATGACGGCCGCGACGTGGCGGGCCCGGTGATGGGCGGGGGCGCGTTCGGCGACCAGCGGGACGAGCAGCTGCGGGATGACGGTCGCCGCGGCGGCCACGAAGACAGCGGCCGCGAGGGCGGCGGTGCCGGGCGCGGCCGCGCCGAGCACCAGCGCGGCCGTCGT
This is a stretch of genomic DNA from Streptomyces sp. TG1A-8. It encodes these proteins:
- a CDS encoding SUMF1/EgtB/PvdO family nonheme iron enzyme, with the protein product MPLVTKWTGREVKALREAVRMSLMEFAEKLGVSDRIVSRWEADGERATLRMVNQAALDTLLAKADKDAQGRFVGILSVDDVPAHAIIEPDTDHTSSGEYVKHPGDGKLMAYVPEGIFLSGEDDNPVWVDEFHIDTFPTTNADYARFCAATRHPVPEHWENGRCPRHLYDHPVVHVTWRDAQAYATWAGKSLPTAEQWEKAARGTSGRTFPWGDQKTAAKCNVRETGVEHTTSVSRYHSGVSPYGVYDMVGNVWEWLATPTTPGRYELRGSAFTSPLFRGVPAVPNDADDTMHDDDTGFRCVATPEQMRF
- a CDS encoding histone deacetylase, whose translation is MKVLPVIDPALPGDRRPERVWYTSYGSNTHLDRLADYVLGGRSPGAARGYPGCRNRAMPTRSIPVELAGAMYFATRSAVWGGGRAFYDPRADGRVMARAHLVTAGQFSDIAAQEMYREPGEPLDLEGVLSSGRAVLGGGRYETLVCAGRIDGLPVLTFTAPWGVDDVPWLSPSPAYVRFLASGLLSAGAWDLEAVAAYVAACPGAAGHWSARAVARLVLG
- a CDS encoding bifunctional DNA primase/polymerase → MATPDRQATTLALAHALSAAERGLAVIPLSRTKLPALRSPHRDDPGPTPCHGECGRFGHGVHDASTDPRRIRELFAAAPRATGYGIACGLPPHHLIGIDLDTKTGTDSSAALRELALRHLFTIPETVVVITPSGGRHLWLTGPPDVVVPNSAGRLAPGIDIRGAGGYLVGPGSRTDHGAYTAVSGTARLAPAACPPALLRLLLPAPRTAPPAPPRPGDHGGGLVHFVLAAHEGQRNTRLFWAACRAYENGLGPALLTPLVEAARTTGLTEREARATIASAARMTGHRP
- a CDS encoding SigE family RNA polymerase sigma factor; translation: MTAPVCTSASAAAAPARQAHPYPSFASYVRDRQPVLLRTARSLTANPCDAEDLLQTALAKTYVAWERIEDHRALDGYVRRALVNTRTSQWRKRRVDEFVCDEPPEPEPVPGGDDPAERQALHDAMWRAIARLPARQRAMVVLRYYEDLSEAQTAEVLGVSVGTVKSAVSRALGKLREDPELVVVR
- a CDS encoding long-chain fatty acid--CoA ligase gives rise to the protein MLSTMQDVPLTVTRILTHGMLVHGRSRITTWTGEAEPQRRSFAEAGARAVQLANALRDELGVRDDDRVATLMWNNAEHVEAYFAIPSMGAVLHTLNLRLPAEQLVWIVNHAADRVIILNGSLIPLLAPLLSKLPTVEHIVVSGPGDRAPLEGATARVHEYEELIVGRPTTYDWPELDERQAAAMCYTSGTTGDPKGVIYSHRSIYLHSMQVNMTQSMGLTDQDTSLVVVPQFHVNAWGLPHATFMTGVNLLMPDRFLQPAPLAEMIERERPTHAAAVPTIWQGLLAELTGRPRDVSSLTQVTIGGSACPPSLMEAFDRLGMRVCHAWGMTETSPLGTVARPPAHAVGTEEELAYRLTQGRFPAGVEARLTGPGGERLPWDGESAGELEVRGNWIAGAYYNGPGAEPLRPADKFSEDGWLKTGDVGTITPEGFLTLTDRAKDVIKSGGEWISSVELENALMSHPDVAEAAVVAVPDEKWGERPLATVVLREGATADFRTLRAFLAEEGHIARWQLPERWTIIESVPKTSVGKFDKKVLRRQYAEGGLDVTTL
- a CDS encoding MFS transporter; this encodes MPSANTTNEAHGAGGTTGASEASASSAATAAPETTGARGPSPSARGRAAAGRLFLPLIVVCTAVTAANIYLAAPLLPLIARDFGTVPAAVAWIASVAQFGYATGLLFFAPLGDRVDRRPLVALLSVATTAALVLGAAAPGTAALAAAVFVAAAATVIPQLLVPLVAERAPAHHRARHVAAVIAGLFTGIVAARVVGGLAGQAFGWRWVLAGSGLLTLVLGLATALVLPRERRPRTGPLFAGLAALPGLVRRSPDLWRACVRQGGMFGAWSALWTSLALLLTGPAYGLSTATAGLFGLFGLTATAVAPLAGGLVDRFGAGKVVRHAYLLAAVSVPLFWLGGHALTALFAAAVAIHAALVASHVANQTLALTTTSAPATANTAYVVAGFTGGALASVLAGLAYTHWGWSGVSVVAGLWLVLGWTATAVPVGRAVRR